A single region of the Solirubrobacterales bacterium genome encodes:
- the zwf gene encoding glucose-6-phosphate dehydrogenase, with protein MNPDSIVPPEVSDREINSSLTPTAPPNPLASGLEHMPVDPTTMVIFGATGDLAHRKLLPAIYNLAHEGSLPERFNLVGFAFEDYTDETFRKMMAESIEAYSRRAPKPEVLDALLHRTTYITGSFDNIPDFEKLKTALDELDHLADEPLNHLFYLATSPTFFSTVVRQLGEVGLDKEPDSQVRVVIEKPIGRDLESARALNRDVLEVLDEDQIYRIDHYLGKETVQNILAFRFANSMFEPIWNSNYIDYVQITAGEDLGIGSRASYYDGAGALRDLVQNHMLQLLALLCMEPPNALTANKVRDEKAKVLRAMPAPLFSEVSNMAVRGQYSPGMIGSDNVPGYLEEEGVGANSKTETYAALRLEVSNWRWAGVPFYLRTGKRLARKVTEIVVTLKPVPHLAFQVHGAPPPPNELVFQIQPNEGVSLSLGAKIPGAKTRIRPVNMQFQYGTSFTSESPEAYERLILDVMRGDATLFTRVDEVEALWGIVDPVLAFWAADPAKPAQYAAGSSGPIEADSLLQGRAKWRQL; from the coding sequence ATGAATCCAGACTCGATCGTTCCCCCCGAAGTCTCGGACAGGGAGATCAACTCGTCGCTCACGCCGACGGCACCGCCGAACCCGCTGGCATCGGGCCTCGAACACATGCCGGTAGATCCCACGACGATGGTGATCTTCGGCGCGACCGGCGACCTTGCGCACCGAAAGTTGCTCCCGGCGATCTACAACCTCGCGCACGAGGGCTCGCTTCCCGAGCGCTTCAACCTCGTCGGTTTCGCGTTCGAGGATTACACCGACGAGACCTTCCGCAAGATGATGGCCGAGTCGATCGAGGCGTACTCGCGCCGCGCGCCAAAGCCAGAGGTGCTCGATGCGCTGCTCCACCGTACGACTTACATCACCGGCAGTTTCGACAACATCCCCGACTTCGAGAAGCTGAAAACTGCGCTCGACGAACTCGACCATCTCGCCGATGAGCCCTTGAACCACCTCTTCTACCTGGCGACGTCGCCGACGTTCTTCTCAACGGTCGTGCGCCAGCTTGGCGAGGTAGGTCTGGACAAAGAGCCCGACAGTCAGGTTCGCGTCGTGATCGAAAAGCCGATCGGCCGTGACCTGGAAAGCGCTCGCGCGTTGAACCGCGATGTCCTTGAGGTGCTCGACGAGGACCAGATCTACCGCATCGACCACTACCTCGGCAAAGAGACGGTGCAGAACATCCTCGCCTTTCGATTTGCGAACTCGATGTTCGAGCCGATCTGGAACTCGAACTACATCGATTACGTGCAGATCACGGCCGGCGAGGACCTCGGCATCGGCTCCCGCGCGAGCTACTACGACGGCGCCGGCGCGCTTCGCGACCTTGTGCAGAACCACATGCTCCAGCTGCTCGCGCTGCTCTGCATGGAGCCGCCGAACGCCCTTACCGCCAACAAGGTTCGCGACGAGAAGGCAAAGGTGCTCCGCGCAATGCCCGCTCCACTTTTCTCTGAAGTCTCGAACATGGCGGTGCGCGGCCAGTACTCGCCGGGGATGATCGGGAGCGACAACGTTCCGGGCTATCTCGAGGAAGAGGGCGTCGGAGCGAACTCCAAGACCGAGACCTACGCCGCGCTGCGTCTTGAGGTCAGCAACTGGCGCTGGGCCGGCGTGCCGTTTTATCTGCGCACCGGCAAGCGGCTGGCCCGCAAGGTGACGGAAATCGTCGTCACGCTCAAGCCAGTCCCGCACCTGGCCTTCCAGGTCCACGGCGCACCGCCCCCGCCAAACGAGCTCGTCTTCCAGATCCAGCCCAACGAAGGCGTTTCACTCTCGCTGGGTGCAAAGATTCCGGGAGCCAAGACCCGAATTCGTCCGGTCAACATGCAGTTCCAGTACGGCACCTCGTTCACCAGTGAGTCGCCGGAAGCCTACGAGCGTCTGATCCTCGACGTCATGCGCGGCGACGCCACGCTCTTCACCCGCGTCGATGAAGTCGAGGCGCTGTGGGGCATCGTCGATCCAGTGCTCGCCTTCTGGGCAGCGGATCCCGCAAAGCCTGCGCAGTACGCCGCGGGATCTAGCGGCCCGATCGAAGCAGACTCTTTGCTGCAAGGTAGGGCGAAGTGGCGACAGCTCTGA
- a CDS encoding ATP-dependent DNA ligase, producing the protein MPKGAPREVDVDGHRVELTHLDKVLYEANGFTKAQMLDYYSRIADVMIPHIRDRAVTLKRYPHGAGGQFFFEKNCPDYRPKWMKTVDIYSASSEREVNYCVINDRASLIWLANQSTIEFHAPMALRRSVDRPRAIVFDLDPGPGMTSIECAEIALVLRERLAADDLQSFPKSSGSKGVHVLVPLNRARMTFDRTKRYAHKIADELASERDDVVAKMSKALRRDHVFIDWSQNSTHKTTAAVYTLRAAAQPTVSAPLTWGELEKSVDTGNSELLLHTTDDVLERVKDVGDLFADVLSLEQALPR; encoded by the coding sequence ATGCCGAAGGGCGCGCCGCGCGAAGTCGACGTTGACGGCCACCGCGTCGAGTTGACGCACTTGGACAAAGTTCTCTACGAGGCCAACGGGTTCACCAAGGCGCAGATGCTCGACTACTACTCGCGGATCGCCGACGTGATGATCCCGCACATCAGGGATCGCGCAGTCACGCTCAAGCGCTACCCGCACGGCGCCGGCGGGCAGTTCTTCTTCGAGAAGAATTGCCCAGACTACCGGCCCAAGTGGATGAAAACAGTCGACATCTACTCAGCGAGCAGCGAGCGAGAGGTCAACTACTGCGTGATCAACGATCGTGCCTCGCTCATTTGGCTCGCCAATCAGTCGACGATCGAGTTCCACGCACCGATGGCCCTTCGGCGCTCGGTAGATCGTCCGCGGGCAATCGTCTTCGACCTCGATCCCGGCCCAGGGATGACCTCGATCGAATGTGCCGAGATCGCGCTCGTGCTGCGCGAGCGTCTCGCTGCCGACGACCTTCAGTCGTTCCCGAAGTCATCGGGTTCAAAGGGGGTCCACGTGCTGGTGCCGCTGAATCGCGCACGGATGACCTTCGATCGCACCAAGCGCTACGCACACAAGATCGCCGACGAACTTGCGAGTGAACGAGACGACGTGGTCGCGAAGATGAGTAAGGCATTGCGCAGGGACCACGTCTTCATCGACTGGAGTCAGAACAGCACTCACAAGACGACAGCTGCCGTCTACACGCTGCGCGCCGCGGCGCAACCGACGGTGTCGGCGCCACTTACGTGGGGCGAGCTGGAAAAGTCCGTCGACACGGGCAACAGCGAACTCTTGCTGCACACGACAGACGACGTTCTAGAACGCGTAAAGGACGTCGGCGATCTCTTCGCCGACGTCCTGAGCCTTGAGCAAGCGCTCCCGCGCTGA
- a CDS encoding Ku protein — protein MSATKKRAPAKKKPAAAKRRSASPTPGSAGKKRHPAWQGSISFGLINVPVLLFNVTTSHRIAFNQLDDKDHARIKQKRVSSETGKEVEYEHIVKGYEIEPDNYVILEKEELDALDPERSSAIELESFIDASEIDPLYYEASYFAMPGKNAAKPYAMLRDAMAAENRAAVARLVMHQKEHLVALWPRGDMLVVSTLHFFDEVTDPGELPGGPGPTTTAKAAELKAARQLVQALSDDFDIKQYRDEYRELVLELIEKKAEGRKISRPKKAADKKPVPDLMAALEESLKDVGKRKTSPRKRGSSGAHKTKAH, from the coding sequence ATGTCAGCGACCAAGAAGAGGGCTCCTGCAAAGAAGAAGCCTGCCGCCGCGAAAAGGCGCTCGGCCAGCCCCACACCCGGATCGGCCGGAAAGAAGCGCCATCCGGCCTGGCAGGGCTCGATCAGCTTTGGCCTGATCAACGTGCCGGTGCTGCTCTTCAACGTGACCACGAGTCACCGAATCGCCTTCAACCAACTCGACGACAAGGACCACGCGCGAATCAAGCAGAAGCGAGTCTCATCTGAGACGGGCAAAGAAGTCGAGTACGAACACATTGTCAAGGGCTATGAGATCGAGCCGGACAACTACGTGATCCTCGAGAAGGAAGAACTTGACGCGCTCGACCCCGAGCGCTCGTCCGCTATCGAACTCGAGTCGTTCATCGACGCATCCGAGATAGACCCGCTCTACTACGAGGCGAGCTACTTCGCAATGCCAGGCAAGAACGCGGCCAAGCCGTATGCAATGTTGCGGGACGCAATGGCCGCCGAGAATCGCGCCGCAGTTGCGCGCCTGGTGATGCACCAGAAGGAACACCTTGTGGCGCTCTGGCCGCGCGGCGACATGCTTGTTGTCTCGACGCTTCACTTCTTCGATGAGGTGACCGATCCAGGCGAACTTCCCGGCGGTCCCGGGCCGACCACCACCGCCAAGGCCGCCGAGCTCAAGGCAGCACGGCAGCTTGTGCAGGCGCTCTCGGACGACTTCGACATCAAGCAGTACCGCGACGAATACCGCGAACTGGTGCTTGAGCTGATTGAGAAGAAGGCCGAGGGCCGCAAGATCTCAAGGCCCAAGAAGGCAGCGGACAAGAAGCCGGTCCCGGACCTGATGGCCGCGCTGGAGGAGAGTCTGAAGGACGTCGGCAAGCGCAAGACGAGCCCACGCAAGCGTGGAAGTTCTGGCGCGCACAAGACGAAGGCTCACTGA
- the pgl gene encoding 6-phosphogluconolactonase codes for MIDLKVVDDVAAEAATRIAAVAEAGGSIVLAGGSTPEKAYEIASAADWSRAKVWFGDERCVPPTDERSNFRMAKEALFDRLAAPPLAIFRMPGELDPDEAAHQYAAEIFEHDAEPFDLLLLGIGADAHTASLFPGKPEISQRNLLVTGVPEAGLDPFVPRVTLTVPALVRAKEILFLIAGASKAGPVKESFATEHSMTPAGIVARKARGRVTVLLDAAAANEL; via the coding sequence ATGATCGACTTGAAGGTCGTGGACGACGTCGCAGCCGAAGCAGCAACACGCATCGCGGCCGTGGCCGAGGCGGGCGGATCAATCGTGCTCGCAGGCGGCTCCACGCCAGAGAAGGCGTACGAGATTGCATCGGCCGCCGACTGGTCGCGAGCCAAGGTCTGGTTCGGTGACGAACGTTGCGTCCCACCAACCGACGAGCGCAGCAACTTCCGCATGGCCAAGGAGGCGTTGTTCGATCGGCTCGCCGCGCCGCCGCTTGCGATCTTCCGCATGCCCGGTGAACTTGATCCCGACGAAGCAGCGCACCAGTACGCCGCCGAAATCTTCGAGCACGACGCCGAGCCCTTCGACCTCTTGCTGCTCGGGATCGGTGCCGACGCGCACACGGCGTCGCTGTTTCCGGGCAAGCCCGAGATCTCACAGCGCAATCTGCTGGTGACCGGGGTGCCGGAAGCTGGCCTCGATCCATTCGTTCCGCGCGTCACGTTGACTGTGCCCGCACTCGTCCGAGCGAAGGAGATTCTCTTCTTGATTGCCGGTGCGAGCAAGGCCGGTCCCGTGAAGGAATCGTTCGCGACCGAGCACTCGATGACGCCTGCCGGGATCGTCGCTCGCAAGGCGCGTGGGCGCGTGACCGTTCTGCTTGATGCGGCAGCCGCGAACGAACTCTGA
- a CDS encoding RpiB/LacA/LacB family sugar-phosphate isomerase — MKIACAFDHAGFTLRDEVLGAVVASGHEVIDMGVRSAEPVDYPDVARKVGRAISNGLAERGILVCGSGAGVSVAASKIDGVRAATIHDEYSAHQAVEHDDVNVLCLGSRVIGGALAKEIVARFLAAEVSNEERHVRRRAKTAQIESENQRLRV; from the coding sequence ATGAAAATCGCTTGCGCTTTTGACCATGCGGGTTTTACTCTCCGGGACGAAGTACTCGGTGCGGTTGTCGCGTCCGGCCACGAGGTGATCGACATGGGGGTGCGTTCGGCCGAGCCGGTGGACTACCCCGACGTCGCGCGGAAGGTTGGGCGCGCCATCTCGAACGGCCTCGCCGAACGCGGGATTCTCGTCTGCGGCTCCGGCGCCGGCGTCTCTGTCGCTGCCTCGAAGATCGATGGAGTCCGCGCGGCGACGATTCACGACGAGTACTCCGCTCATCAGGCCGTCGAACACGACGACGTCAACGTGCTCTGCCTCGGATCACGCGTTATCGGTGGGGCGCTGGCCAAAGAAATCGTCGCCCGCTTCCTCGCGGCGGAGGTCAGCAATGAAGAGCGCCACGTGCGCCGCCGTGCAAAGACCGCCCAGATCGAGTCCGAGAACCAGCGCCTGCGCGTTTAA
- a CDS encoding substrate-binding domain-containing protein codes for MKLQRFALAAISLFVLAAGAVFAGCGGDSNSGGSGSGKGGKIALLLPESKTARYETQDRPLFTKKVEGLCANCEIIYSNADQDAAKQQQQAEAALTQGAQVLVLDPVDAASAETIVKQAKAKNVPVISYDRLIDSADIDYYISFDNEKVGELQANALKDKMGDKGTIVMINGAPTDNNAKLFKAGAMGVFEASNIKIGKEYDTPDWSPDKAQSEMEQAITALGKDGFQGVYAANDGTAGGAIAAMKSAGVDSADRPTTGQDAELAAIQRIIAGTQFMTIYKAVKPEAEQAAQLAVALAQGETPDAGLITGDVDAGGAKIPSIILDPVVVNKENVNDTVVKDGFWTAEQICTSAYAADCKAAGIE; via the coding sequence ATGAAGTTGCAGAGATTTGCGCTCGCCGCGATCAGCCTGTTCGTACTTGCCGCCGGAGCTGTGTTCGCCGGTTGTGGTGGGGACAGCAATTCAGGCGGAAGCGGAAGCGGTAAAGGCGGAAAGATTGCCCTACTTCTACCTGAGTCAAAGACCGCTCGATATGAGACCCAGGATCGTCCGCTCTTCACCAAGAAGGTCGAGGGGCTTTGTGCCAACTGCGAAATCATCTACAGCAACGCAGACCAGGACGCAGCCAAACAGCAGCAGCAGGCTGAAGCAGCATTGACCCAGGGCGCGCAGGTGCTCGTGCTTGACCCGGTCGACGCCGCATCCGCCGAGACGATCGTCAAGCAGGCCAAGGCCAAAAATGTCCCGGTGATCAGCTATGACCGTCTGATCGACTCCGCAGACATCGACTACTACATCTCCTTCGACAACGAGAAGGTCGGCGAGCTGCAGGCAAACGCGCTGAAGGACAAGATGGGTGACAAGGGCACGATCGTGATGATCAATGGTGCTCCGACAGACAACAACGCCAAGCTGTTCAAGGCCGGTGCGATGGGCGTCTTCGAGGCCAGCAACATCAAGATAGGCAAGGAATACGACACTCCCGACTGGTCGCCTGACAAGGCACAGAGCGAGATGGAGCAGGCAATCACCGCGCTCGGCAAGGACGGCTTCCAGGGCGTCTACGCCGCCAACGACGGAACGGCCGGCGGCGCAATCGCCGCAATGAAGTCAGCGGGAGTCGATTCCGCAGACCGTCCGACCACCGGACAGGATGCGGAGCTTGCTGCGATCCAGCGGATCATCGCCGGGACGCAGTTCATGACGATCTACAAGGCAGTCAAGCCAGAGGCCGAGCAGGCAGCTCAGCTCGCAGTTGCGCTGGCGCAAGGCGAAACACCCGACGCCGGGCTGATCACCGGCGACGTCGATGCCGGCGGAGCAAAGATCCCCTCGATCATCCTCGACCCGGTCGTGGTGAACAAGGAGAACGTCAACGACACAGTCGTCAAGGACGGATTCTGGACTGCGGAGCAGATCTGCACATCGGCTTATGCGGCCGACTGCAAGGCCGCGGGCATCGAGTAG
- a CDS encoding CsbD family protein: MADTTEFKGRVKEAAGDLTDDKSLQHEGKADQASGKLKGKIDDAVDKVKDVMHNDKDNA, from the coding sequence ATGGCTGATACAACCGAATTCAAGGGTCGAGTGAAGGAAGCCGCCGGCGATCTAACCGATGACAAGAGTCTTCAGCACGAAGGCAAGGCCGACCAGGCCTCGGGAAAGCTCAAGGGCAAGATCGATGACGCCGTCGACAAGGTCAAGGACGTCATGCACAACGACAAGGACAATGCGTAA
- a CDS encoding SGNH/GDSL hydrolase family protein translates to MNVPPIFNRFVALGDSTTEGLDDPYPGHPLGEEVFRGWADRLADRLALDNPRLEYANLAIRGRLSAQIREEQLEPALAMEPDIASIVGGVNDVLRPKFDIDLVSGHLEAMCSAFREKATTVLVMTLPDLSSSMRVARVFSERLTAHNQAIRDVAAQTGATLVDMAVELSEYDPRGWSPDRLHANDVGHQYLMWGAANALGLPDAPSELAALHADTPSVPGLSRPKAFAAESAWLWLHLRPWLVRRLKGTSSGDGISAKRPEMRPLLEQNLANSEA, encoded by the coding sequence ATGAACGTCCCGCCGATCTTCAATCGCTTCGTCGCCCTCGGCGACTCGACGACCGAAGGTCTCGATGATCCGTATCCCGGTCACCCGCTGGGAGAGGAAGTATTCCGCGGCTGGGCCGATCGCCTGGCCGACCGCCTCGCGTTGGACAACCCGCGCCTTGAATACGCGAACCTGGCGATCCGCGGTCGACTGAGCGCGCAGATTCGCGAAGAACAGCTAGAACCCGCCCTCGCAATGGAACCTGACATCGCGAGCATCGTCGGCGGGGTCAACGACGTCCTGCGACCAAAGTTCGACATCGACCTGGTCTCCGGTCACCTCGAGGCAATGTGCTCAGCCTTTCGCGAGAAGGCGACGACCGTGCTGGTCATGACGCTGCCGGATCTTTCTTCTTCGATGCGCGTCGCGCGCGTCTTCAGCGAGCGGCTGACCGCCCACAACCAGGCAATCCGCGACGTGGCGGCTCAGACTGGCGCCACGCTCGTCGATATGGCCGTGGAGCTCAGCGAGTATGACCCGCGAGGCTGGAGCCCCGACCGCCTGCACGCCAACGACGTCGGCCACCAATATCTGATGTGGGGCGCGGCAAACGCGCTCGGACTACCGGACGCGCCCAGCGAGCTGGCCGCGCTGCACGCAGACACCCCATCGGTCCCTGGTCTGTCAAGGCCGAAGGCCTTCGCCGCCGAGTCCGCCTGGCTCTGGCTGCATCTGCGACCGTGGCTCGTGCGCCGTCTCAAAGGCACTTCGTCGGGCGACGGTATCTCGGCCAAGCGTCCAGAGATGCGACCGCTGCTCGAGCAAAATCTGGCAAATTCAGAGGCGTGA
- a CDS encoding long-chain fatty acid--CoA ligase, translating to MANLADALNKTAAEHPSAIAIKLDDVELPYAALEGMAAQIAGLLIEKGVEPGDRVGIMLPNVPYFPAIYYGILKTGAAVVPMNVLLKGREASFYLSDSGAKQFFAWEGFAEEAQIAADDAGVPLTVVTPGEFEQVIAAATPLGENVPREDDDTCVILYTSGTTGTPKGAELSHSNIGSNVACSVAMFGFTPDDVIFGGLPLFHSFGQTCAMNSAVASGASVTLLPRFDAAKAIEIIDRDKVTVFMGVPTMYIGLLHDPSLENVDASSLRNCVSGGASLPVEVLSAVETKLGATLLEGYGLSETSPVASFNQPSRPTKPGSIGTPVPGVEMKLVDDEGNDVPAGADAVGEIAIKGPNVMKGYWNRPDATAEVMRGDWFLSGDIGKCDDEGYYFIVDRKKEMIIRGGYNVYPREIEEVLYEHPAVMEAAVIGVPDDTHGEEVAAAIGFKPGESATVDEIQAFVRERVAAYKYPRHIWFVDELPKTATGKILKREIEIPAEIAG from the coding sequence ATGGCGAACCTCGCCGATGCGCTGAACAAGACTGCTGCCGAACACCCGAGCGCGATCGCGATCAAGCTCGACGACGTGGAGTTGCCCTATGCGGCGCTCGAAGGCATGGCCGCGCAAATCGCAGGACTTCTGATCGAGAAGGGCGTCGAGCCGGGCGACCGCGTCGGCATCATGCTGCCGAACGTGCCCTACTTCCCGGCGATCTACTACGGCATCCTCAAGACCGGTGCCGCAGTGGTCCCGATGAACGTGTTGCTGAAGGGCCGCGAAGCCTCGTTCTATCTCTCAGACTCAGGCGCGAAGCAGTTCTTCGCCTGGGAGGGATTTGCTGAAGAGGCCCAGATCGCAGCAGACGACGCTGGCGTTCCGCTGACCGTTGTAACGCCCGGCGAGTTCGAGCAAGTGATCGCGGCCGCCACGCCGCTCGGCGAGAACGTCCCGCGCGAGGATGACGACACCTGCGTGATTCTCTACACCTCCGGCACGACCGGCACCCCGAAGGGCGCCGAGCTGTCGCACTCCAACATCGGCAGCAACGTGGCCTGCAGCGTCGCGATGTTCGGCTTCACGCCCGACGACGTGATCTTCGGCGGCCTGCCGCTGTTTCATTCGTTCGGTCAGACCTGCGCGATGAACTCGGCTGTTGCGTCGGGTGCGTCGGTCACGCTTCTGCCCCGCTTCGACGCGGCCAAGGCGATCGAGATCATCGACCGCGACAAGGTCACAGTCTTCATGGGCGTCCCGACGATGTACATCGGGCTGCTCCACGACCCTTCACTCGAGAACGTCGATGCTTCATCCCTGCGCAACTGCGTCTCGGGCGGCGCGTCGCTGCCAGTCGAGGTGCTCAGCGCCGTCGAGACCAAGCTCGGCGCGACTCTGCTTGAGGGCTACGGACTGTCCGAGACCTCGCCGGTCGCCAGCTTCAACCAACCCTCCAGGCCGACCAAGCCGGGCTCGATCGGGACACCCGTCCCAGGCGTCGAGATGAAGCTCGTGGATGACGAGGGCAACGATGTTCCGGCAGGCGCCGACGCAGTCGGCGAGATCGCGATCAAGGGACCGAACGTGATGAAGGGCTACTGGAACCGCCCAGACGCCACGGCCGAGGTCATGCGCGGAGACTGGTTCCTCTCGGGCGACATCGGTAAGTGCGACGACGAGGGCTACTACTTCATCGTTGACCGCAAGAAGGAGATGATCATCCGCGGTGGCTACAACGTCTACCCGCGTGAGATCGAGGAAGTGCTCTACGAGCACCCCGCCGTGATGGAGGCAGCCGTGATCGGCGTGCCTGACGACACCCACGGCGAAGAGGTCGCCGCGGCGATCGGCTTCAAGCCCGGCGAGTCAGCGACCGTGGATGAGATCCAGGCGTTCGTCAGGGAGCGCGTGGCTGCTTACAAGTACCCGCGCCATATTTGGTTTGTGGATGAGCTGCCGAAGACGGCGACGGGCAAGATCCTCAAGCGCGAGATCGAAATTCCGGCGGAGATCGCGGGTTAG
- a CDS encoding glucose-6-phosphate dehydrogenase assembly protein OpcA — protein MATALTTPGVWSARDTSSAEIEAALLRLMHEQANKGRVHAPARVLNLVVVIDKEWKGEISNRLDRINRDNPARTILIVVEDGKREMDAMATLIHDQPDALGGNTVFRERIEIECGVDQLHHLHMIIYPVLATEVGTVVWSPHGHPEAVDALRGLASTVLIDSLDIPDWRDAIARIAELSAHAEVSDLAWLRSNPWRERVAAAFDPIVWRPELDAINRVTVRMHPGSTLAALLWLGWLASRLEWEPHVLRLDESDHKSGHATGAAGQIEVMLVNDDTMPVPGLSGLTIETTNGLSLSLDRGVGGLRATRVLPGGGKSDWTILGASRGEDGILAHGVTNALIPDPLFRPALEAACAFGGRASIARAIEK, from the coding sequence GTGGCGACAGCTCTGACCACGCCGGGCGTCTGGAGCGCGCGCGACACCTCATCGGCAGAGATCGAAGCCGCGCTGCTCCGCCTGATGCACGAGCAGGCCAACAAGGGCAGGGTCCACGCGCCCGCGCGTGTACTCAATCTCGTCGTCGTGATCGACAAGGAATGGAAGGGCGAGATCAGCAACCGCCTCGACCGAATCAATCGCGACAACCCTGCGCGCACGATCCTGATCGTCGTCGAGGATGGCAAGCGGGAGATGGACGCGATGGCGACTCTGATCCACGATCAACCGGATGCTCTCGGCGGCAACACGGTCTTTCGCGAACGCATCGAAATCGAATGTGGAGTCGATCAGCTCCACCACCTGCACATGATCATCTACCCGGTGCTGGCTACCGAGGTCGGAACGGTCGTATGGTCGCCACACGGCCACCCCGAAGCCGTCGATGCCCTGCGCGGACTTGCTTCAACGGTCCTGATCGACTCACTCGACATCCCCGACTGGCGCGATGCAATCGCGCGCATCGCCGAGCTGTCCGCGCACGCCGAGGTGAGCGACCTCGCCTGGCTCAGGTCAAACCCTTGGCGCGAGCGGGTTGCGGCAGCCTTTGACCCGATCGTCTGGCGTCCGGAGCTCGATGCAATCAACCGCGTGACCGTGCGCATGCATCCCGGATCGACGCTCGCCGCGCTGCTCTGGCTGGGTTGGCTTGCTTCACGCCTCGAGTGGGAGCCACACGTCCTCAGGCTCGACGAGAGCGATCACAAGTCCGGTCACGCAACCGGTGCCGCCGGGCAAATTGAAGTGATGCTCGTGAACGACGACACGATGCCCGTGCCGGGACTCTCTGGATTGACAATTGAGACGACGAATGGATTGAGTCTCTCGCTCGATCGCGGGGTCGGTGGCCTGCGCGCGACGCGCGTGCTGCCGGGTGGCGGGAAATCCGACTGGACGATCCTCGGCGCATCGCGCGGCGAGGACGGAATCCTCGCCCACGGAGTGACGAACGCGCTGATCCCCGATCCACTCTTCCGCCCGGCGCTCGAAGCTGCCTGTGCGTTCGGCGGGAGAGCGTCAATCGCGAGGGCGATCGAAAAATGA